The nucleotide window agaaaaaagggcttTTTACCTCGCATAAAGTCGACATATTATCAAAAGATGATTGCCATTCAACTTACCAACGGTGCTGGTGACGGTGGGCGTTGGACGTTTGACAAGCCTGCTCGTCGTTTTGGCCATGGCTGCAGTTAGTCGACTAGTTGAGGACTGAGGTGGACGTAAGAAATCGATTGGACGTAACAACGTCTTTATTCAACTCTTTCAAGCTGCCATTTTCCGAACTGGAGAAGACACCACTAGATTCGGTGCCAGTTGAAGTGGCCATTTGTTCTTGCTTGTTGTTCTTCTCTTTGCCCTGTTTGTTACTTGGCGCCACTCTGTCCAATCGGCCACCAAACGATTTGACAGTCTGCCACAAAGGTTTCGACGATGTCACGCCACTTGAACTGCTTTTCGAACTCATTTTGTTGCTGAGAATCTCTCGACACGAGGCCACTTGTTTTACTGGTGATAACCACTCGCGAACTGACTTCGTTGCGATCGCTGTGTGCCGTTGGCGGACGCATAGCGTTGATTTTGATGGAGCTACGAAAGGGCACTGCTCTGTTCATGGGCAAGACTAAAGGTGCACTGCTCGGCTTCGAAGgaactgctgctgctgctgcttcaCGTCGACTAGACATTGTTCAAGAGCTCGTCGTGTTGTAAAATGTGATATACCTCCGGCAGCAACGAAACAAAATAAGCTCTCTCCGGTACAATGCTCTCGCCAACACACAACATACTTTCTATTTGTAGAACAGCTGATGAGTTTCCATATGATAATTCGATTGGTTGCCCTGGCAACCTCTATCAACAACTGGTATCGATCTTTTGTTCGACAATCGTAAAATGATACCAACAGACAAGtctgttctctttttcaacTCGTCATTGTTTCAGCAAGAGGCAGACACTTTATCTACATTATTTAGTTGACTATTTACCTAGTCTATCATGTGGAAACGATTGAATCGATTCACGAGGCTTCTTCACGCAACGTTGAATGACAAAGGGATGCAGACTGGAATCCGCCAACACTGCAAGTCACTTTACCTGCAGCGCCATTGTGTTCAAAAGGCACAACATGGCCAGGATAGCTTTAGGCTACAGGGGAAGAGATGCGGAGTTTGCATAGGGTTAGAAAATACCAGAGTTTAGAGTTTTGGTACTCGGCACGAGATAGTCGATGTCGCTAGCAGTCCGAAAGAAGAACCAATTAGTAGGCTATCCCATCTATAGTTTCCTCACGAGGcgtttgtcttttgtttcacGTGGCAGCGTTCGGcgattgttttttgttgacGTATCGGATCATCtgcccaaaagaaaaaatggcggtGGAAGCACCTAATAAAGCCGATATTGAGTAAATTGACTTTTCAAAATGATTTAGATTCTGTCGCGTTAATTCTTAGACCACCAGATGaagaaattttcatttattgttttcGTTTGATTTATTTCAGGGCCATTTTCAAGAGGTTACGATCAATTCCCTCTAATAAGGTGAGTCAGGTGTTTAGCCTTGTGCAATACTTTTAATTATCTAATGCTCGCTTATTCATTTTCTAACCGAATCGTGGAACGATACAAacaattattttacagaaaaaaTGGACATTTAAGAGttctcaaattttttttttgtctagaCATGTTTTGATTGTGGAGCCAAAAATCCTACATGGTCAACAGTGACTTTTGGAGTCTTCATCTGCATTGATTGCTCTTCGGTCCATAGAAATTTGGGGGTCCATCTCACATTCGTCCGCTCCACACAGCTAGACACGCAGTGGACATGGGTGCAACTACGGAGCATGCAACTTGGAGGAAACGCCAATGCCGTATGAAACCTTGCAACACATCAATGGATACTTTATAATCGTGATGTATTGCAATCTGTAGGCAACTTTCTTCCGGCAGCATAACTGCATCACTATGGATGCGCAGACCAAGTACAATTCTAGAGCAGCCATGCTGTACAAGGAAAAGCTTTCTAATCTAGCTGTCCAATCTTTGAAGATTCACGGAACTCAagtaatttcattttattctcTCTACCACAAGTTTTTAGTTGCTCACTTGAGTTTTTTTCCTTGAAGCTTCACATCGATTCAGGAACGGAAGCAGTGGCTCCCcaggaaaagaaggaagaagattTCTTCGCAGTAACTGAAGCATTCCCAGACACAACACCTGTTAATACAAATGGATCATTCTTGCCCAAAATTGTTGTGAGTCTACATGCttagcacacacacacaaaaactaCAGTTTTTTTATAAGGATATCTTGTGTCTGAATTTAAAAGGCCACAGAACCTGTTAAATCAAAGGAATCTGAGACAGAATGCCAAGGTGCTGGACCGAATGTCGCTGTTATTAGCAATCCATCTCCTGCGGTAAATCATTTTCTTGATGTCGGTTTAATTCAGAAGTCATGACTTAACAATTTTCTAGGTTGCGGAACCAAAAGTTGCTAAATCTCTTATTGGGCAACGCAAACCAGCTGCGAAAAAACCAGGGGTATGATTTAGCTTAGCCGACACTCTTCTACCAATTTCctgtattcttttcttttcctctaaCAGATGGGCGCCAAAAAAGGATTGGGTGCAACCAAAGTGCATACCAATTTTGACGAAATTGAAAAGGAAGCTCAACTTGCCGACTCGATGCGTTCGCAGAAAGGCGCTGACGTCAAACCAGAAGAAACCGAATCCCAGGTATGTATCTGTGTCTTCTCAGTCAACAAGTGTTTCAATCTTTTACTACTGAAAGTATTTTTTAATGCTCAACAGACAAACTCTCTACGACTAGCCTATCAAGATTTGAGCCTCGAGTCGAAGAAACAATCGGAACGACTACAAAAAGTAGATCCATCGAAAGCGCAACAGGTGGAACGTTTGGGTATGGGAATCATGGGAGCGAACAGTGGTCCGAGGTAAATacatttattaaaataataaagagcAGCACGTCAGGTCCTTTCCTTTTGTGCAGAAATATCAGTCATTCCGCCATTAGTGACATGGCTATTATTCAACAAGATTCTTCGGCCTTCACTAGTAGCTCGAGTGCGTCCGTTTTGGCTTCATTGGACCGAAAAACGTTTGCAGTGGCAGAAGAATCTTCTAATTCGTTCTACTCCAAGTAAGAGGATTTCTCCTTTTAAGAAGTCGTTTGAGGGATGTTTTTTAACCGCAaatcacgtttttttttttctcagaaaTTCCGGGCTCGATGATTTGCTGACTCGTGGTGGAAGCAGCAAATCTAGTCGTGACTCGGATTGGGACATGTTGAGTGATTTCGCCCCCGTTTCCAAGCCGTCTCAAAGCGCGGCAAGTTACGGAGGTCCTATTTCCTCGAGCTCGAACTATGGATCATCCACGACCAGTGGCAAATCATCCAGCTCAACGTATGGCTCTTCTACGAAAACGAAGGAATTTTCGTCTGGCGGCCCCGACAGTGGCGAAGCGCAAAAAAAGTTTGGCAGCGCCAAAGCCATTTCATCTGACCAATATTTCCAGGATTCCGGCAGTGCTGATGTAAATATTATTCCCCCGAAAAATAACATTTCTGGTCTGACCATAACGGAAATATTTTGTATAAATAATTGCAGCAGGAACGAAGGTCGAACTTGTCACGATTTCAGGGCTCGTCGGGAATCTCTTCGTCGGACTATTTCGGGACTGGCAATTCCAGCACTGGAGGTTCTAAAAACTCGGGTGGAGCTGGGTACAACATCCAGGTAATGTCATTGCTTGTATTTATGCACCTGCTTTCTAATCGATTCATGTCGTTTTAAAGGCTCCGGATTTGGACGAAGTGAAGGAAAGCGTTCGTCAGGGCGTTACGAAGGTGGCAAGCAAACTCTCCTCGCTGGCTAATGATTTCGCTAGCAGCATACAGGTTTACAATCAGAAGTGTTTCATATGGAGGTCTTGAAGTAACTGACGatgtttgtttcatttcattctaCAGGATCGTTACGGTTATTAATTTATTGCATAACAATTAAA belongs to Daphnia magna isolate NIES linkage group LG1, ASM2063170v1.1, whole genome shotgun sequence and includes:
- the LOC116936598 gene encoding ADP-ribosylation factor GTPase-activating protein 2 produces the protein MAVEAPNKADIEAIFKRLRSIPSNKTCFDCGAKNPTWSTVTFGVFICIDCSSVHRNLGVHLTFVRSTQLDTQWTWVQLRSMQLGGNANAATFFRQHNCITMDAQTKYNSRAAMLYKEKLSNLAVQSLKIHGTQLHIDSGTEAVAPQEKKEEDFFAVTEAFPDTTPVNTNGSFLPKIVATEPVKSKESETECQGAGPNVAVISNPSPAVAEPKVAKSLIGQRKPAAKKPGMGAKKGLGATKVHTNFDEIEKEAQLADSMRSQKGADVKPEETESQTNSLRLAYQDLSLESKKQSERLQKVDPSKAQQVERLGMGIMGANSGPRNISHSAISDMAIIQQDSSAFTSSSSASVLASLDRKTFAVAEESSNSFYSKNSGLDDLLTRGGSSKSSRDSDWDMLSDFAPVSKPSQSAASYGGPISSSSNYGSSTTSGKSSSSTYGSSTKTKEFSSGGPDSGEAQKKFGSAKAISSDQYFQDSGSADQERRSNLSRFQGSSGISSSDYFGTGNSSTGGSKNSGGAGYNIQAPDLDEVKESVRQGVTKVASKLSSLANDFASSIQDRYGY